A genomic window from Anopheles merus strain MAF unplaced genomic scaffold, AmerM5.1 LNR4000937, whole genome shotgun sequence includes:
- the LOC121603226 gene encoding LOW QUALITY PROTEIN: conserved oligomeric Golgi complex subunit 2-like (The sequence of the model RefSeq protein was modified relative to this genomic sequence to represent the inferred CDS: inserted 1 base in 1 codon), with protein sequence MDGKPAPPAGSGGELFSLPAGPASLCFDKNEFMKKTFSVDEFLHENRNAGSLEIIRDDLGLYLKVLRSAMIELINQDYADFVDLSANLIGLDQQIDAIEGPLQKLRTEVDQVKGALEASMSEIASCLEQKKLLRSYKKSLQSLARAQASLHKLEDMLLGDRKDQIDATLLERAALESIQLQFNIKFCRDFLDDGKQRLAQDLWSELLARLKGYFLRALGEPEPKELERCLRIYCTLDECRTAEEVFRGEIVAPFMNRAISESSLQNSPQGLTGIYNQILDFVSMRMKQLCQLTKRNGKVKGYNFIVNSFWAEVERRMETNMSSIFAPGNPDAFYQKYKCTLEFLERIELIIDDADDVAQFKAHAQYRSFQLRWNLPVYFQIRFQEIGAELEACCSESASRQVASSISASQFNVAQFSAALTAISRCWQDGVFLPQLFHRFLKLTLQILARLSVWCGEAFRPDGASQETANGAPEGQTERIRFLVALYSDLRNIELKVPSIVNLIVEKAXLSGVSRGELEAIVGESGTAFGERRSQLQQLIVRELISASIPQLRQVSDIPRLYRKTNRDVPSRCCAYVEQLLAPVDSFRKGYNSMIGVEAMRDFQIGVFNHVTVQFYQVIDEVLTSVQKTEESLRRLKNLRDRSGTSASSAAVAPSTDRTAPSDDDKIRLQLQADVMHFARYVEDKAQIGRQNVDKLPQLVQLVEDAIKGRPFAIEQTQP encoded by the exons ATGGATGGAAAGCCAGCTCCTCCGGCCGGCAGCGGTGGCGAGCTGTTCAGCTTGCCGGCTGGTCCGGCATCTTTGTGTTTCGACAAGAACGAATTCATGAAG AAAACATTCTCCGTCGATGAGTTCCTGCACGAGAACCGAAATGCCGGCAGTCTGGAGATCATTCGCGATGACCTGGGCCTCTACCTGAAGGTACTACGGTCGGCGATGATTGAGCTGATCAATCAGGATTACGCCGATTTCGTAGACCTGTCCGCGAATCTTATCGGGCTGGACCAGCAGATCGACGCCATCGAGGGGCCGCTGCAGAAGCTGCGCACCGAGGTCGACCAGGTGAAAGGTGCCCTCGAAGCGAGCATGAGCGAAATTGCCAGCTGTCTCGAGCAGAAGAAGCTGCTGCGTTCGTACAAAAAGTCGCTCCAGAGCTTGGCCAGAGCGCAAGCTTCGCTGCACAAGCTCGAGGACATGCTGCTCGGCGATAGGAAGGACCAGATCGATGCCACCCTGCTGGAGCGAGCGGCACTGGAATCGATTCAGCTACAGTTTAACATCAAGTTCTGTCGCGACTTTCTGGACGACGGCAAGCAGCGTCTCGCGCAGGACCTCTGGAGCGAGCTGCTGGCCCGGCTGAAGGGTTACTTTCTGCGTGCGCTGGGCGAGCCGGAACCGAAGGAGCTGGAACGGTGTCTGCGCATCTACTGCACGCTGGACGAGTGCCGCACGGCGGAGGAAGTGTTTCGGGGCGAAATTGTTGCCCCGTTCATGAACCGCGCCATCTCGGAAAGCAGTCTGCAAAACTCGCCCCAGGGGTTGACCGGCATCTACAATCAGATTCTCGACTTTGTCTCGATGCGCATGAAGCAGCTGTGCCAGCTGACGAAGCGCAACGGCAAAGTGAAAGGCTACAACTTTATCGTGAACAGCTTCTGGGCCGAGGTCGAGCGACGCATGGAGACGAACATGTCGTCGATCTTTGCGCCGGGCAATCCGGATGCCTTCTATCAGAAGTACAAGTGTACGCTCGAGTTCCTGGAGCGCATCGAGCTGATCATTGACGATGCGGACGACGTGGCGCAGTTCAAGGCGCACGCGCAGTACCGTAGCTTTCAGCTGCGCTGGAACCTGCCGGTGTACTTCCAGATCCGATTCCAGGAGATCGGCGCCGAGCTGGAGGCGTGCTGCAGCGAATCCGCTTCACGCCAGGTGGCCTCCAGCATATCCGCATCACAGTTTAATGTAGCGCAATTTTCCGCCGCCCTGACGGCCATTTCCCGCTGCTGGCAGGATGGTGTGTTTCTGCCGCAGCTGTTCCATCGGTTCCTTAAGCTCACGCTGCAGATTCTCGCGCGGCTAAGCGTGTGGTGTGGAGAAGCCTTCCGACCGGACGGAGCAAGCCAAGAGACGGCCAACGGTGCTCCGGAGGGGCAGACGGAGCGCATCCGCTTTCTGGTGGCGCTGTACTCTGATCTGCGAAATATCGAGCTGAAAGTTCCGTCAATAGTGAACCTGATCGTGGAGAAAG CACTGTCTGGGGTGTCTCGCGGCGAGCTGGAAGCAATAGTGGGCGAGAGCGGGACTGCATTCGGTGAGAGGCGCTCGCAGTTGCAGCAGCTGATTGTGCGAGAATTGATCAGCGCCAGCATACCTCAGCTGCGGCAGGTAAGCGATATACCGCGCCTGTACCGGAAGACGAATCGCGACGTGCCGAGCCGTTGCTGTGCGTATGTGGAGCAGCTGCTTGCACCGGTGGATTCGTTTCGCAAGGGCTACAACTCGATGATAGGGGTCGAAGCGATGCGTGATTTTCAAATCGGTGTCTTCAACCACGTGACAGTGCA ATTCTACCAAGTAATCGACGAAGTGTTAACATCCGTCCAAAAGACGGAGGAATCGTTGCGACGGTTGAAAAATCTTCGCGACCGTTCGGGAACGAGCGCATCGTCGGCAGCGGTTGCGCCCAGCACGGATCGCACGGCACCCTCGGATGATGACAAAATTCGTCTGCAACTGCAGGCAGACGTGATGCACTTTGCTCGGTATGTGGAAGACAAGGCACAGATCGGCCGCCAGAACGTGGACAAACTGCCCCAACTGGTCCAGCTGGTAGAGGACGCCATTAAGGGACGACCATTTGCCATCGAGCAGACGCAGCCGTAG
- the LOC121603228 gene encoding proteasome assembly chaperone 2-like — translation MFSFKREIDFTGYSFIVPSISVGNVPQLAADAVIETLQLEPIGLLWSPALVPIVGAPAFEHTGGSDAITTTAELYVSQEKKLLVLQLRAPLVGPLRQTFLDELGDFVRDRKFSHAILLSSCFSHEKFDIRTGPFRYVANELYEAQSPDAAHLKDDRWTKHSGGVIHGGGFASKLLDALTARQVPAVVFFMYVSEGDNTAEGLMLARMLNAISGERLLASERNDFRWPSSWKHLFGTAHPRTLY, via the coding sequence ATGTTTTCCTTCAAGCGAGAGATCGACTTCACCGGCTACAGCTTTATTGTGCCCTCGATCAGCGTGGGCAACGTGCCGCAGCTCGCAGCCGATGCCGTGATCGAGACGCTCCAGCTAGAACCGATCGGTCTGCTTTGGTCCCCGGCCCTGGTGCCGATCGTCGGTGCGCCAGCGTTTGAGCACACGGGCGGTAGCGATGCGATAACCACCACGGCCGAGTTGTACGTTTCGCAGGAGAAGAAACTACTGGTGCTGCAGCTCCGGGCGCCGCTGGTCGGCCCGCTCCGCCAAACCTTCCTGGATGAGCTGGGCGATTTCGTGCGCGATCGGAAATTCTCGCACGCTATCCTTCTGTCCAGCTGCTTCTCGCACGAAAAGTTCGACATCCGCACCGGACCGTTCCGGTACGTCGCGAACGAGCTGTACGAAGCGCAGTCGCCGGATGCGGCCCACCTGAAGGACGACCGTTGGACAAAGCATAGCGGCGGCGTCATCCACGGGGGAGGTTTCGCCTCGAAGCTGCTGGACGCGCTTACCGCGCGCCAGGTGCCggcagtcgttttcttcatgtACGTATCCGAGGGCGACAACACGGCGGAAGGATTGATGCTGGCCCGCATGTTGAATGCGATCAGCGGCGAGCGTTTGCTGGCGTCCGAGCGGAACGACTTCCGATGGCCCAGCTCGTGGAAGCATCTGTTCGGCACAGCCCATCCAAGAACGTTGTATTGA
- the LOC121603227 gene encoding dnaJ homolog subfamily C member 17-like — protein sequence MVDVKKFSDIDIYGLLEVDIAATEQEIRKAYRKKALQCHPDKNPDNPKAAQLFQELSKALEILMDVSARAAYDRLLNAKKAAQLRTKQLDSKRQKLKADLEERERQAKEAASGGYKTASSKTPEELFQEEFERLRKEGSKLIQEEQELMRRQLQEELRMMQTATAPSWDPAQHRIKIRWKADRGDAANGGYTEDVLRKFLSKYGDLNALVMSPRKNGSALVEFRAKDAAEMAVTFEKGRLDNPCTLEWVGEAPTKGKAKATASGGSTITERDYESLVLRQLRQAEERKRLIEQMMKEEAEAEGETTTH from the exons ATGGTGGACGTGAAAAAGTTTAGCGATATCGACATCTACGGCCTACTGGAGGTGGACATCGCGGCAACAGAGCAAGAG ATCCGCAAAGCGTACCGCAAAAAAGCCCTACAATGCCATCCGGACAAAAATCCCGACAACCCGAAGGCGGCCCAGCTCTTCCAAGAGCTTTCGAAGGCGCTGGAAATACTGATGGACGTTTCGGCCCGTGCGGCGTACGATCGGTTGCTAAACGCAAAGAAGGCCGCACAGCTGCGGACAAAGCAGCTGGACAGCAAGCGACAGAAGCTGAAAGCGGATCTCGAAGAGCGCGAAAGGCAAGCAAAGGAAGCGGCCTCCGGGGGCTACAAAACGGCCAGCAGCAAAACCCCCGAGGAGCTGTTCCAGGAGGAATTCGAGCGGCTGCGCAAGGAGGGCTCCAAGCTGATCCAGGAAGAGCAGGAGCTGATGCGCCGCCAGCTGCAGGAGGAGCTGCGCATGATGCAAACGGCGACCGCACCGAGTTGGGATCCAGCGCAGCATAGGATAAAAATACGCTGGAAGGCGGACCGGGGCGATGCAGCGAATGGAGGCTACACGGAGGACGTTCTACGCAAGTTTCTTAGCAAATATGGCGATTTGAATGCGCTCGTTATGAGCCCGCGCAAGAACGGCAGCGCGCTGGTAGAGTTCCGAGCGAAAGACGCCGCCGAAATGGCGGTAACGTTCGAGAAGGGCCGGCTGGACAATCCGTGCACGCTCGAATGGGTTGGAGAGGCGCCGACGAAGGGAAAAGCTAAAGCGACGGCATCCGGTGGCAGTACCATCACGGAGCGGGATTACGAAAGTCTGGTGCTAAGGCAGCTGCGACAAGCCGAAGAACGGAAGCGACTGATTGAACAGATGATGAAGGAAGAGGCTGAAGCGGAAGGCGAAACAACGACACACTAG